The following proteins come from a genomic window of Lycium ferocissimum isolate CSIRO_LF1 chromosome 4, AGI_CSIRO_Lferr_CH_V1, whole genome shotgun sequence:
- the LOC132054526 gene encoding uncharacterized protein LOC132054526, whose protein sequence is MASTLTTTTPTNDGDDQSDTTLSTPVFRQPTTVTRRSQSSLSSSPSHSSNSSFGSSLSFHDLDNNSPFSPTTPLHFSKGIPFSWEQIPGIPKQKFSRKNSTSLGQLLPLPPPAGNIPNSSKKTTSFLDEFSPRKSATKSFRKDPFFAAFVECSKDDQQYHDDDIWQNSSKVPSIRSLSDRFGFISMYASCKSTCTVSESIVYIPRSRNYSRK, encoded by the coding sequence ATGGCTTCTACTCTTACTACTACTACTCCAACAAATGATGGTGATGATCAAAGTGACACCACATTATCAACCCCAGTTTTCCGGCAACCGACAACGGTGACTCGACGGAGCCAAtcatctctctcttcttctccaTCTCACTCTTCCAACTCTTCCTTTGGATCATCACTCTCTTTCCATGATCTTGATAATAATTCCCCTTTTAGCCCTACAACTCCTCTTCATTTCTCTAAAGGGATACCATTTTCTTGGGAACAAATTCCTGGAATTCCAAAGCAAAAATTTTCCAGGAAAAATAGCACTTCTTTAGGGCAACTTCTCCCATTGCCACCACCAGCTGGAAATATACCAAATTCATCCAAGAAAACTACTAGTTTTCTTGATGAGTTTTCTCCAAGGAAAAGTGCTACTAAAAGCTTTAGAAAGGATCCATTTTTTGCTGCATTTGTGGAGTGTTCCAAGGatgatcaacaatatcatgatgATGACATTTGGCAAAATTCTTCAAAGGTACCATCAATAAGAAGTTTAAGTGATAGATTTGGATTCATTAGCATGTATGCTTCTTGCAAAAGCACTTGTACAGTTTCTGAATCCATTGTTTATATTCCAAGATCAAGAAATTATAGTAGGAAGTAG